One stretch of Burkholderia pyrrocinia DNA includes these proteins:
- a CDS encoding phosphatase PAP2 family protein, protein MWSEISNIGDAALTLPIALTCAAWLALTDWRVAVRWVVLLAAGMGLVGATKILYAGCGIEIPQFDFRVISGHTMLSTSVWTVALSMLWQAFRPGKAPGIAAGLAVGAVTAVARVFDHSHTIPEVVVGWMLGALVALMFLRGYDGARQRAFSPRIAAVCLLLVSGIAYGNRAPFQQMIDTHSPQLCAFVRAPSGDGF, encoded by the coding sequence ATGTGGAGTGAAATCAGCAACATCGGCGATGCCGCGCTGACCTTGCCGATCGCGCTGACCTGCGCGGCGTGGCTGGCGCTGACCGACTGGCGCGTCGCCGTGCGCTGGGTCGTGCTGCTGGCCGCCGGCATGGGCCTTGTCGGCGCAACCAAGATCCTGTATGCCGGGTGCGGCATCGAGATTCCCCAATTCGATTTCCGCGTGATCAGCGGCCATACGATGCTGTCGACGTCGGTGTGGACGGTCGCGCTGTCGATGCTGTGGCAGGCGTTCCGGCCGGGCAAGGCGCCCGGCATCGCGGCCGGGCTGGCCGTCGGCGCGGTCACGGCCGTCGCGCGCGTGTTCGATCACTCGCACACGATTCCGGAAGTCGTCGTCGGCTGGATGCTCGGCGCGCTGGTCGCGCTGATGTTCCTGCGCGGCTACGACGGCGCGCGCCAGCGCGCGTTCTCGCCGCGCATCGCGGCCGTCTGCCTGCTGCTCGTGTCGGGCATCGCTTACGGGAACCGTGCGCCGTTCCAGCAGATGATCGATACGCATTCGCCGCAACTCTGCGCGTTCGTGCGCGCGCCGTCGGGCGACGGATTCTGA
- a CDS encoding helix-turn-helix domain-containing protein, which yields MAQAARLAEAFNLANRLHAFSADYQLKYVSESGGLLQSSSGVSIAADPLGDEHGRRALAFFHLHGDRAAVNWNDALQRRLTDIRRHARWIVDAMDLPALAATQRPSAAIHVSPGKAGRRADATVELQAGETDVFAAALDMFRADLGDSAAQEIASNMLRPVEQRYAQSMWAFRELSASPSIRMSAQRLRALSVNRISIANAAQAAAMSERNFLRRFKKEIGVTPTAFVQQVRLERACHMLIHTTLPADKVARRTGFGSGERLAKLFRQRLLMSPTEFRVAEREKILGHDAASRDADDRPAAEFCEGGGANCGARADAREKTGRIPVESSCRDLDSRFTCPSSPLPPPPLSARRK from the coding sequence TTGGCCCAGGCCGCGCGTCTCGCCGAGGCTTTCAACCTGGCGAATCGCCTGCATGCGTTCAGTGCGGATTACCAGTTGAAGTACGTATCCGAAAGCGGGGGACTGTTGCAGTCGTCGTCCGGCGTGAGCATCGCGGCCGATCCGCTCGGCGACGAGCACGGCCGTCGTGCGCTCGCGTTCTTTCATCTTCACGGCGATCGCGCGGCCGTCAACTGGAACGACGCGTTGCAGCGGCGCCTGACCGACATTCGCCGGCACGCGCGCTGGATCGTCGATGCGATGGACCTGCCCGCGCTCGCGGCCACGCAGCGGCCGTCGGCGGCGATCCACGTGTCGCCCGGCAAAGCCGGGCGCCGCGCCGACGCGACGGTCGAACTGCAGGCCGGCGAGACCGACGTGTTCGCGGCCGCGCTCGACATGTTCCGCGCCGATCTCGGCGACAGTGCCGCGCAGGAGATCGCCAGCAACATGCTGCGGCCGGTCGAGCAGCGCTATGCACAGTCGATGTGGGCGTTTCGCGAACTGAGCGCGAGCCCGTCGATCCGGATGTCGGCGCAGCGGCTGCGCGCGCTGAGCGTGAACCGCATCTCGATCGCGAACGCCGCACAGGCCGCCGCGATGAGCGAGCGCAATTTCCTGCGGCGCTTCAAGAAGGAGATCGGCGTGACGCCGACCGCGTTCGTCCAGCAGGTGCGGCTCGAGCGCGCGTGCCACATGCTGATCCATACGACGCTGCCGGCCGACAAGGTCGCGCGCCGCACGGGGTTCGGCAGCGGCGAGCGGCTCGCGAAGCTGTTTCGTCAGCGCCTGCTGATGTCGCCGACCGAATTTCGCGTCGCCGAGCGGGAAAAGATCCTTGGCCACGATGCCGCGTCGCGCGATGCGGACGACCGACCTGCAGCCGAGTTTTGCGAGGGCGGAGGGGCGAATTGCGGCGCGCGCGCCGACGCGCGGGAGAAAACGGGGCGGATACCCGTAGAATCGTCCTGTCGCGATCTCGATTCCCGGTTTACATGCCCTTCCTCCCCACTACCGCCACCGCCCCTTTCTGCCCGTCGGAAGTAA
- a CDS encoding Nramp family divalent metal transporter yields MPFLPTTATAPFCPSEVKGSITIDAGAPRWQKLKRFFGPGLLVAIGYMDPGNWATDIQAGSQFGYSLLWVVAFSSLAAIFLQMLAARLGLVAGRDLAQASYDRYGRFGRIVQWVTAEVSIIACDIAEVLGCALAFKLLLGVPLAWGIVLTALDTMIVLGLQGKGFRQIEAIVLGLIATMAFCFVAQVAITPPDWHAVVGGLVPGDPGHDRKDAIVLALGIVGATIMPHNLYLHSSVVQTRHVVGGTRGVVRDTLALVRIDTCVSLFVAMLVNAAILIVAGAAFHATGQHNVTDIEQAYKLITPIAGGAAALLFGIALLASGQSSTLTGTIAGQVIMDGFLHTKIPCYQRRLITRGLALVPALIGVLWLGDGSVGKLLVWSQVLLSLQLPFAMWPLIRSVSDRNVMGEHTIGRGMQVAAWALFVVITGTNLLLITGVAG; encoded by the coding sequence ATGCCCTTCCTCCCCACTACCGCCACCGCCCCTTTCTGCCCGTCGGAAGTAAAGGGCAGCATCACGATCGACGCCGGCGCGCCACGCTGGCAGAAGCTCAAGCGCTTTTTCGGCCCCGGCCTGCTCGTCGCGATCGGTTACATGGATCCCGGCAACTGGGCGACCGACATCCAGGCCGGCTCGCAGTTCGGCTATTCGCTGCTGTGGGTCGTCGCGTTCTCGAGCCTCGCGGCGATCTTCCTGCAGATGCTCGCGGCGCGGCTCGGCCTCGTCGCGGGCAGGGATCTCGCGCAGGCCAGCTACGACCGCTACGGCCGGTTTGGCCGCATCGTGCAGTGGGTCACCGCCGAAGTGTCGATCATCGCGTGCGACATCGCGGAAGTCCTCGGCTGCGCGCTTGCGTTCAAGCTGCTGCTCGGTGTGCCGCTCGCGTGGGGGATCGTGCTGACCGCGCTCGACACGATGATCGTGCTCGGCCTGCAGGGCAAGGGGTTCCGGCAGATCGAGGCGATCGTGCTCGGGCTGATCGCGACGATGGCGTTCTGCTTCGTCGCGCAGGTCGCGATCACGCCGCCCGACTGGCACGCGGTGGTCGGCGGGCTCGTGCCCGGCGATCCGGGCCACGACCGCAAGGATGCGATCGTGCTCGCGCTCGGCATCGTCGGCGCGACGATCATGCCGCACAACCTGTACCTGCATTCGTCGGTCGTGCAGACGCGGCATGTCGTCGGCGGCACGCGCGGCGTGGTCCGCGACACGCTCGCGCTGGTGCGCATCGATACCTGCGTGTCGCTGTTCGTCGCGATGCTCGTCAATGCAGCGATCCTGATCGTCGCGGGGGCGGCGTTCCATGCGACGGGCCAGCACAACGTGACCGACATCGAGCAGGCCTACAAGCTGATTACGCCGATCGCGGGCGGCGCGGCCGCGCTGCTGTTCGGCATCGCGCTGCTCGCGTCGGGGCAAAGCTCGACGCTGACCGGCACGATCGCCGGCCAGGTGATCATGGACGGCTTCCTGCACACGAAGATCCCGTGCTACCAGCGCCGGCTGATCACGCGCGGGCTCGCGCTCGTGCCGGCGCTGATCGGCGTGCTGTGGCTCGGCGACGGGTCGGTCGGGAAACTGCTCGTCTGGAGCCAGGTGCTGCTGAGCCTGCAGCTGCCGTTCGCGATGTGGCCGCTGATTCGGTCGGTCAGCGATCGCAACGTGATGGGCGAGCACACGATCGGCCGCGGGATGCAGGTTGCCGCGTGGGCGCTGTTCGTCGTCATCACCGGCACGAACCTGCTGCTGATCACCGGTGTCGCGGGCTGA
- a CDS encoding LysR family transcriptional regulator, with protein sequence MPADHRLDLNLFRVLDAVYVHGGIGAAARALHLTQPAVTHALNRLRAHFDDPLFVRQGNRVVPTERTRSIIADVQLHLKGLQGTVRDPSAFDPATLDLSIAVGIRDVLESIALPRIVAAFADEAPGLRLVSRRIAVPDIERELASGNLDLAVERRVQTGPRIATEHLLDDSLVVALRRDHPLARDPLRRGDYFAARHIAVSSFGEPQSLDVLLGSDGRFRDIRLTCQHYFAACQIAATGDLLVTLPHTYALRMAALLPIVVRPLPLRLRPFPLLAYWHESRDTDRAHQWVRERIAALVRSSAGVADA encoded by the coding sequence GTGCCCGCCGATCACCGTCTCGACCTGAACCTGTTTCGCGTGCTCGACGCCGTTTACGTGCACGGCGGCATCGGCGCGGCCGCCCGCGCGCTGCATCTCACGCAGCCCGCGGTCACGCACGCGCTCAACCGGCTGCGCGCGCATTTCGACGATCCGCTGTTCGTGCGCCAGGGCAACCGCGTCGTGCCGACCGAGCGCACACGGTCGATCATCGCGGACGTGCAGTTGCACTTGAAGGGCCTGCAAGGCACCGTGCGCGATCCGTCGGCATTCGATCCCGCAACGCTCGACCTGAGCATCGCGGTCGGCATTCGCGACGTGCTCGAATCGATCGCGCTGCCGCGGATCGTCGCCGCGTTCGCCGACGAAGCGCCGGGCCTGCGGCTCGTGAGCCGTCGCATCGCGGTGCCCGACATCGAGCGCGAACTCGCATCGGGCAATCTCGATCTCGCGGTCGAGCGTCGCGTGCAGACGGGCCCGCGCATCGCCACCGAGCACCTGCTCGACGATTCGCTCGTCGTCGCACTGCGCCGCGATCATCCGCTCGCGCGCGACCCGCTGCGGCGCGGCGACTATTTCGCGGCGCGGCATATCGCGGTGTCGTCGTTCGGCGAACCGCAATCGCTCGACGTATTGCTCGGCAGCGACGGGCGCTTCCGCGATATCCGGCTCACCTGCCAGCACTATTTCGCCGCATGCCAGATCGCCGCGACCGGCGACCTGCTGGTCACGCTGCCGCACACCTATGCGCTGCGGATGGCCGCGCTGCTGCCGATCGTCGTGCGGCCGCTGCCGCTGCGGCTCAGGCCGTTCCCGCTGCTCGCGTACTGGCACGAATCGCGCGACACCGATCGCGCGCACCAGTGGGTGCGCGAACGCATCGCCGCGCTCGTGCGCAGCAGCGCGGGCGTCGCCGACGCATAA